The following proteins are co-located in the Pan troglodytes isolate AG18354 chromosome 5, NHGRI_mPanTro3-v2.0_pri, whole genome shotgun sequence genome:
- the LOC101058853 gene encoding uncharacterized protein LOC101058853 gives MGWGCRVPGWGGAALGRPDSGTGLRARVSGPGSAGFRAEKEGQRKRSGSPPAPASLPEYKPLEARFWVAAAQPFRSPLLPTDVYSCSLYFSLHSPVEPPRQQRGRVLLLSRLRLPPSHPTAQEELRARPWDGRSLGRLLARALPGVAAGPSPRRGGHSPGAAENEGSWAGMLDFPSPTFLSQPTGMCSSSACRPAPRRSTTRGLRNYKSLHPPRQGQERRGAGRSGARWWEMGTNKGGCGERCLLCTGQFARYTCSLSNLRRNPVRHYCIQLRESLTTGQTSQSSQVVEMASNPEP, from the coding sequence ATGGGCTGGGGGTGCCGTGTGCCAGGATGGGGTGGGGCGGCCCTAGGCCGGCCTGACTCCGGGACCGGGCTGCGGGCGAGGGTCTCGGGGCCCGGCTCGGCCGGCTTCCGGGCCGAGAAAGAAGGGCAGAGGAAGCGGTCAGGGTCCCCTCCGGCCCCGGCCTCCCTCCCGGAGTATAAGCCCTTGGAGGCCAGGTTTTGGGTTGCTGCCGCCCAGCCCTTTCGGTCTCCACTTCTCCCCACGGACGTTTACAGCTGCTCGCTTTATTTCTCCCTCCATTCCCCCGTGGAGCCCCCTCGGCAGCAGAGGGGTCGCGTGCTTCTCCTCTCCCGCCTgcgcctccctccttcccacccgACAGCCCAGGAGGAGCTGCGGGCGCGGCCCTGGGACGGCCGGAGCCTGGGGCGTCTGCTCGCTCGCGCCCTCCCAGGCGTTGCCGCGGGTCCGAGCCCCCGCAGAGGTGGGCATAGCCCCGGGGCCGCAGAAAACGAAGGCAGCTGGGCAGGGATGCTCGATTTCCCGAGCCCCACTTTCCTTTCACAGCCCACTGGGATGTGTAGTTCTTCCGCCTGCAGGCCTGCGCCGAGGAGAAGCACGACTCGGGGCCTTAGAAACTACAAGTCCCTGCATCCCCCGCGACAAGGGCAGGAGAGGCGTGGTGCTGGGCGTTCTGGGGCTAGGTGGTGGGAGATGGGAACCAACAAAGGGGGTTGTGGGGAACGGTGCCTTCTCTGTACTGGGCAGTTTGCACGTTACACATGTTCTTTGTCTAATCTTCGCCGGAACCCGGTGAGGCATTATTGTATCCAGCTTAGAGAAAGCTTAACTACTGGCCAAACATCACAAAGCTCCCAAGTAGTAGAGATGGCATCGAACCCAGAGCCCTAA